In Bacteroidota bacterium, a genomic segment contains:
- a CDS encoding undecaprenyl-diphosphate phosphatase, translating to MSDLIKAALLGIVEGITEFLPVSSTGHLILFNQFITFEPEFTKKFDVVIQLGAILAVAVLYRKRLFPPAGGVTPFLKSDAFGLWKKTIAGVLPALIAGALLHKQIEAALFNPLVVSIALAGGGIALIILEGSARRERIDSVSLLDYKTAFLIGLIQCLAMIPGTSRSAATIIGAMLLGCSRIVAVEFSFFLAIPTMVAASGYSLLKMGLSMTETEMGVLAVGFIVSFIVAWVVVKAFIGYVSRRDFKPFGYYRIVLAGIVLTYFYLIR from the coding sequence ATGAGTGATCTGATCAAAGCTGCGCTGCTCGGGATCGTCGAGGGGATCACCGAATTCCTTCCGGTCTCCTCGACAGGCCATCTCATCCTCTTTAACCAGTTCATCACTTTCGAGCCTGAGTTCACGAAGAAGTTCGACGTGGTCATCCAGCTCGGAGCGATTCTGGCGGTGGCGGTCCTCTACAGGAAGCGGTTGTTCCCTCCCGCGGGCGGAGTGACCCCCTTCCTCAAAAGCGACGCCTTCGGGCTCTGGAAGAAGACGATTGCCGGCGTTCTTCCCGCGCTCATCGCCGGCGCCCTGTTGCACAAACAAATTGAAGCCGCGCTCTTCAATCCCCTGGTGGTTTCGATCGCGCTCGCCGGCGGAGGAATCGCGTTGATCATCCTGGAAGGTTCCGCGAGGCGCGAGCGGATCGACTCGGTATCGCTCCTCGATTACAAAACGGCCTTCCTCATAGGCCTCATTCAGTGCCTGGCGATGATCCCCGGAACATCGAGGTCGGCGGCGACGATCATCGGCGCGATGCTCCTGGGGTGCAGCAGGATCGTGGCGGTCGAGTTCTCATTTTTCCTCGCCATCCCGACGATGGTGGCTGCCTCGGGCTACTCCTTGCTCAAGATGGGGCTCTCGATGACAGAAACTGAGATGGGGGTTCTTGCGGTGGGGTTCATCGTCTCCTTCATCGTTGCCTGGGTCGTGGTGAAGGCGTTTATCGGCTACGTGAGCAGGAGGGATTTCAAGCCGTTCGGCTATTATAGAATCGTCCTGGCGGGCATCGTGTTGACCTACTTCTACCTCATCCGGTAG
- a CDS encoding GYD domain-containing protein, whose amino-acid sequence MAKFMIKASYTSEGMKGLMKEGGSSRKKVVEKMLAPLGGSVECFYYAFGDADVYSVVELPDAVSAAAVSFAINASGAVQTSMVPLLSPKEVDAACKKSVGYRAPGK is encoded by the coding sequence ATGGCTAAATTCATGATCAAAGCAAGCTATACTTCGGAGGGCATGAAAGGCCTGATGAAGGAAGGCGGATCGAGCAGGAAAAAGGTAGTCGAAAAAATGCTCGCACCCCTCGGAGGCTCGGTCGAATGTTTCTATTATGCGTTTGGCGACGCCGACGTCTATTCGGTCGTCGAACTCCCCGATGCTGTCAGCGCGGCCGCGGTCAGTTTTGCGATCAACGCCTCCGGCGCGGTTCAGACGTCGATGGTTCCTCTCCTGAGCCCGAAAGAGGTCGACGCTGCGTGCAAAAAATCAGTCGGCTACAGGGCTCCCGGGAAATAG
- a CDS encoding glycoside hydrolase family 2 TIM barrel-domain containing protein: MTAFLFHIDPSKPRNKFPLNGTWEIQPGGEEMPSGGWNSSVPVPGLVDLALPPYEWRHHKYNWYRTLFEFDEPFSPDAVLLTIEQAMFGTEVWLNGRRLGGDIACYTSQVYDLTDFLVSRSENELLVRVGAKETLPQESAVGRDQERAEFIPGIWGDVHLTVCGNPRIKLVQVIPHIDTGVAEARLWVANKSEAEVSVDIALRVLEKREGKPASEFATRRIILPPGKERNLSVDLRIRDPKLWSPANPFLYELDAYVLDRQSILDRVLTTFGMREFRIAGPDFLLNGRTIRLRGGNIAFHRFLSDAGRGLLPWNLDWVKKLLIDIPKAHHFNFFRFHIGQAYNRWYDLADEHGMLLQNEWQFWTTTGTPEQIRKEFTRWLQDNWNHPAIVIWDPLNESADPAVQDEIVPEMKKLDPTRPWESVDVHEQHPYIYSLGPVLVNWKFGFTSALDEIERSEIPSMVNEFLWWWLDRDFNPTLLTKEVVERWLGPSWQKEELIERQSFLAQELVELFRRMDVKAIQPFVYLSNDQGPTGNWFSGDIAALVPKPVLAALKNAFAPFGLSIELWDRHFFTDEPRMMQIFIFNDGGGAREGVVRMGICDEQGRWFSKLEMPVDVPAGERLVESVLMHFPPKEGAYTVTAELVEEHEPVVAVSRKRAHVLKPPEASVTLLKKRVALLDPGGELTGYLASVGIETDDVRSSGLAKTRTLVVSEGSMSDAYVQSGAEEISGFLESGGTLILIEPEFGVTSKEVQQIPGGIDLTIEPRNDMDKGGYDSYVFAENHAHPLWSGISREHLQMFNGGYGGEVVSEHHVSANLPVTIHARCGMQLKHAAVFELRSGRGRVLVSRLQLRGRLAESAGNESLYSRRPDPVLQQYLLNLLSYAAQDD; the protein is encoded by the coding sequence ATGACAGCGTTTCTCTTTCACATCGACCCATCCAAACCCCGGAACAAGTTCCCTCTCAACGGCACGTGGGAGATCCAACCCGGGGGAGAAGAAATGCCGTCAGGCGGATGGAACAGCAGCGTCCCGGTTCCGGGACTCGTCGACCTCGCGCTCCCGCCGTACGAGTGGCGGCATCACAAGTACAACTGGTACAGAACCCTGTTCGAATTTGACGAGCCGTTCAGTCCCGACGCGGTCCTGCTCACGATCGAGCAGGCGATGTTCGGCACCGAGGTGTGGCTCAACGGACGGAGACTGGGCGGGGACATTGCCTGCTACACTTCCCAGGTGTATGATTTAACCGACTTTCTGGTTTCAAGGTCGGAGAACGAACTCCTCGTCAGGGTGGGCGCCAAAGAGACGCTTCCCCAGGAGAGCGCCGTGGGGAGAGATCAGGAGCGGGCTGAGTTCATTCCCGGCATCTGGGGGGATGTGCACCTTACCGTGTGCGGGAATCCGCGCATTAAACTCGTGCAGGTGATCCCGCACATCGACACCGGCGTGGCCGAAGCCCGTCTCTGGGTGGCGAACAAATCTGAAGCGGAGGTCTCCGTCGATATTGCCCTGCGCGTGCTGGAGAAGCGCGAGGGTAAGCCTGCGTCGGAATTCGCGACGCGGCGGATCATCCTTCCTCCGGGGAAGGAGAGGAATTTGTCGGTCGACCTTCGTATCCGGGATCCGAAACTCTGGTCGCCCGCGAACCCGTTCCTCTACGAGCTCGACGCCTATGTGCTCGACCGCCAGTCGATCCTCGACCGGGTCCTCACCACATTCGGCATGCGGGAGTTCAGGATCGCGGGCCCCGATTTTCTGTTGAACGGAAGAACAATCCGCCTCCGCGGCGGCAATATCGCGTTCCACCGGTTTCTGTCGGACGCCGGGCGCGGCCTCCTGCCGTGGAACCTCGACTGGGTGAAGAAACTCCTGATCGACATACCGAAGGCGCACCACTTCAATTTCTTCCGGTTCCACATCGGCCAGGCATACAACCGGTGGTACGACCTCGCAGACGAGCATGGCATGCTCCTCCAGAACGAATGGCAGTTCTGGACCACGACCGGGACCCCGGAGCAGATCAGAAAAGAGTTCACCCGCTGGTTGCAGGATAACTGGAACCACCCGGCCATCGTCATCTGGGATCCGCTCAACGAGTCGGCCGATCCGGCCGTGCAGGACGAGATCGTTCCGGAAATGAAGAAACTCGACCCGACGCGGCCGTGGGAATCCGTTGATGTTCATGAGCAGCATCCGTATATTTACTCGCTCGGGCCGGTCCTGGTGAACTGGAAGTTCGGGTTCACGTCAGCGCTCGACGAGATCGAGCGGTCGGAAATTCCGTCGATGGTCAATGAGTTCCTCTGGTGGTGGCTCGACAGGGATTTCAATCCGACACTCCTCACGAAGGAGGTGGTTGAGCGGTGGCTCGGTCCCTCCTGGCAGAAGGAAGAGCTGATCGAACGCCAGTCGTTCCTGGCGCAGGAACTGGTCGAGCTTTTCCGGCGCATGGACGTGAAGGCGATCCAGCCGTTCGTCTACCTGAGCAACGATCAGGGTCCGACCGGCAACTGGTTTTCCGGCGACATCGCCGCGCTCGTTCCAAAACCGGTTCTGGCCGCCCTGAAGAACGCGTTTGCGCCGTTCGGCCTCAGCATTGAATTGTGGGACAGACACTTCTTCACCGACGAGCCGAGGATGATGCAGATATTCATCTTCAACGACGGAGGGGGAGCCCGGGAGGGTGTGGTTCGCATGGGAATATGCGATGAGCAGGGCAGGTGGTTTTCGAAGCTCGAGATGCCGGTCGACGTACCGGCCGGGGAGCGCCTCGTGGAATCGGTGCTCATGCATTTTCCCCCGAAGGAGGGCGCGTATACAGTCACGGCCGAGCTTGTCGAGGAACATGAGCCCGTTGTCGCGGTCAGCCGGAAGAGGGCGCACGTTCTGAAGCCGCCGGAGGCGTCGGTTACGCTCTTGAAAAAGAGGGTCGCGCTCCTCGACCCCGGCGGCGAGTTGACGGGTTACCTCGCGTCCGTCGGAATAGAGACAGACGACGTCCGGAGCTCCGGGCTCGCCAAGACACGCACGCTGGTCGTGTCGGAAGGGTCCATGAGTGACGCATACGTTCAATCCGGCGCCGAAGAGATCTCCGGTTTTCTGGAATCGGGGGGGACGCTCATCCTCATCGAGCCGGAGTTCGGCGTGACTTCGAAGGAAGTGCAGCAGATTCCGGGCGGGATTGACCTGACGATCGAGCCGAGAAACGATATGGACAAAGGCGGATACGATTCCTACGTGTTCGCGGAAAACCATGCCCACCCGCTCTGGAGCGGAATTTCCAGGGAACACCTGCAGATGTTCAACGGGGGATACGGCGGGGAGGTGGTTTCGGAACATCATGTTTCGGCGAATCTCCCCGTCACAATTCACGCGCGCTGCGGCATGCAGTTGAAGCATGCGGCGGTGTTTGAACTGCGCTCCGGCAGGGGCCGGGTCCTTGTTTCCCGGCTTCAACTGCGCGGGAGGCTGGCGGAATCGGCCGGGAACGAGTCGCTCTACTCCCGCCGGCCGGATCCGGTTCTTCAGCAGTATCTCTTAAACCTTCTCTCCTATGCGGCCCAGGATGATTAA
- a CDS encoding discoidin domain-containing protein → MGISLSLLLLIITAPAGSQSKHLDDFETITGWRSIVSDGAKLNLSASPGKAGNALRMDFEFAGGSGYTIAQKDFHLDLPANYEFTFDMRADAPVNNFEFKLLDSSGNVWWIKRLDIEYPKQWTPERIKKRQISFAWGPSGGGEVRRVEKIEFVVSVGTGGKGSVFIDNFRLEPIDDEAAKSAHAAFAASSMKKGGEPVLDEHGTLLTGWRGEHDQEWLSINFNCLKEVGGLVIDWEKAGYASSYDVELSNDGREWTACYTVTNGNGGRDYIYLPETDTRELRLNFRKSPGGKGYGIARMEVKGPEFSSSANDFFSALAKDSPRGYFPRYFLNQQSYWTVVGASGDTKEALVNEQGAIEVDKLRFSLEPFLFIGNKLITWSDVSLEQSLENGYLPIPSVKWKYGGIELTVRAFSAGVAGNSMLLASYTIENEGSSPPKGKLFVAVRPFQVNPPWQRLNLIGGAARIDSIRDDKGLLRVQDKLVIPLSNASSFGATDFDGGEILEHLKNGTVPPSQAVLDSRGFASGALEYDYDVPSGDSKEFHVAVPFHAWNGSPSPNMGAGADLYVSLAHDATLRFWESKLSTVRLNLPAIASPVVNTLKSTLAYILINRDGPGIQPGSRSYERSWIRDGSLTSTALLEMGLKDEVKEYLDWYTGYQFPDGRIPCVVDSRGADPTAEHDSHGEYIYAVMQYFDYAKDTAWLRSKFDPVVKTVRAIQSLRAGRKTELYRQGTPEERACYGLVPQSISHEGYSSKPMHSYWDDFFILRGLKDAAAMAAILGETKLAGEFSAERDDMRNDLYTSMRSAMALKGIDYIPGCVELGDFDATSTTIGVNPVNELGLIPEPGLHNTFEKYYDYFKKRRAGSIPWDAYTPYENRLIGTFVYLGQKRRAEEALEFFMRGRRPAAWNEWAEVVHRDSLAPEFIGDMPHTWCGSDFIRSVRSMFVYEREKDTALVIGAGIPEEWLNGPEGVEVRDLPTFYGLLSYAMKKSGKKSAPIIRLELSGGVRVPGGGLVVPSPLEQKLTSVRINGVQARATRSSEVIVRKLPASIEFRY, encoded by the coding sequence ATGGGCATTTCTTTGTCGTTACTGCTTCTCATCATCACCGCGCCCGCGGGATCCCAATCGAAGCATCTCGACGACTTCGAGACCATCACGGGATGGAGGTCCATCGTCTCCGATGGCGCAAAACTGAATCTTTCGGCGAGCCCCGGCAAGGCGGGGAACGCACTCCGGATGGATTTCGAATTCGCCGGAGGCTCGGGGTATACGATCGCTCAGAAGGACTTTCACCTCGACCTGCCCGCGAACTATGAGTTCACCTTCGATATGCGCGCGGACGCGCCGGTCAATAATTTCGAGTTCAAACTTCTCGACTCGTCCGGCAATGTCTGGTGGATCAAGAGGTTGGACATCGAGTACCCCAAACAATGGACGCCCGAGCGCATCAAGAAACGCCAGATCTCGTTTGCGTGGGGGCCTTCGGGGGGCGGGGAGGTTCGCCGCGTGGAGAAAATCGAGTTCGTCGTCTCGGTGGGGACCGGGGGAAAAGGGAGTGTCTTCATCGATAACTTCAGGCTCGAGCCGATCGACGACGAGGCGGCAAAGAGCGCGCACGCCGCGTTCGCGGCCTCCTCGATGAAAAAGGGAGGCGAGCCGGTCCTGGACGAACATGGAACACTCCTCACCGGATGGAGGGGAGAGCATGATCAGGAATGGCTCTCCATCAATTTCAATTGCCTGAAAGAGGTGGGGGGGCTGGTGATCGACTGGGAGAAGGCCGGTTACGCAAGCTCCTATGACGTCGAGCTCTCGAACGACGGCAGGGAGTGGACGGCGTGCTACACCGTGACGAACGGCAACGGCGGGAGGGATTACATCTATCTTCCCGAGACGGACACGCGGGAGTTGCGTCTCAATTTCAGAAAGAGCCCGGGCGGGAAGGGCTACGGCATCGCGCGCATGGAGGTGAAGGGCCCGGAGTTTTCCTCAAGCGCGAACGATTTCTTCTCTGCGCTCGCAAAAGACTCGCCCCGGGGATACTTTCCACGATACTTCCTGAACCAGCAGAGCTACTGGACGGTCGTCGGCGCAAGCGGCGATACGAAGGAAGCCCTCGTCAACGAACAGGGGGCGATCGAAGTCGACAAGCTCCGTTTTTCGCTCGAGCCGTTCCTGTTTATCGGCAACAAGCTCATTACATGGAGCGACGTGTCGCTGGAGCAGTCCCTCGAGAACGGCTACCTCCCCATCCCGTCCGTCAAATGGAAGTACGGCGGGATCGAGCTGACGGTCCGCGCGTTCTCAGCCGGCGTGGCCGGCAATTCCATGCTGCTTGCAAGTTACACGATCGAGAACGAGGGGAGCTCTCCCCCGAAGGGGAAACTCTTCGTCGCGGTTCGTCCATTTCAGGTGAATCCGCCCTGGCAGAGGCTGAATCTCATCGGCGGGGCGGCGCGGATCGACAGCATCCGGGACGACAAGGGGCTATTGCGCGTTCAGGACAAGCTCGTCATACCCCTTTCCAACGCGTCATCGTTCGGCGCGACCGATTTTGACGGCGGCGAGATTCTGGAACATCTGAAGAACGGAACGGTCCCTCCCTCTCAGGCGGTCCTCGACTCGCGCGGCTTCGCCTCGGGCGCGCTCGAGTACGACTACGATGTCCCGTCCGGTGATTCGAAAGAGTTCCACGTCGCCGTCCCGTTCCACGCGTGGAACGGAAGCCCCTCGCCGAACATGGGCGCCGGCGCGGATCTCTACGTGAGCCTTGCCCATGACGCGACCCTACGGTTCTGGGAGTCGAAGCTGAGCACGGTCCGTCTCAATCTTCCCGCCATCGCATCACCGGTCGTCAACACGTTGAAATCGACGCTTGCCTACATCCTGATCAACAGGGACGGCCCCGGGATTCAGCCCGGATCGCGGAGCTACGAGCGTTCGTGGATCCGCGACGGATCCCTCACGTCCACGGCGCTTCTGGAGATGGGGTTGAAGGATGAGGTGAAGGAGTACTTGGATTGGTACACGGGCTATCAGTTCCCGGACGGGAGGATTCCCTGCGTGGTTGACAGCAGGGGCGCCGATCCCACCGCCGAGCACGACAGTCACGGAGAGTACATCTACGCGGTGATGCAGTACTTCGACTATGCGAAGGACACGGCGTGGCTCCGTTCCAAATTTGATCCGGTCGTGAAGACCGTCCGCGCGATCCAGTCTCTACGCGCCGGGCGAAAGACGGAGCTCTACAGGCAGGGGACCCCCGAAGAGCGCGCCTGCTACGGACTGGTCCCTCAGTCGATCAGCCATGAAGGATATTCCTCGAAGCCGATGCATTCGTACTGGGACGATTTCTTCATCCTCCGCGGATTGAAGGACGCGGCGGCGATGGCGGCAATTCTCGGCGAGACGAAACTCGCCGGAGAGTTTTCCGCCGAGCGGGACGACATGCGGAACGATCTCTACACTTCCATGCGGTCCGCGATGGCGCTCAAGGGGATCGACTATATCCCCGGGTGTGTCGAACTCGGCGATTTCGACGCGACCTCCACCACGATCGGCGTCAACCCGGTAAACGAACTGGGCTTGATCCCCGAGCCCGGACTCCACAACACGTTCGAGAAGTATTACGATTATTTCAAGAAACGGCGCGCGGGCTCGATTCCCTGGGATGCCTACACCCCGTACGAGAATCGCCTGATCGGGACATTCGTCTACCTGGGCCAGAAACGGCGGGCGGAAGAGGCCCTGGAATTTTTCATGCGCGGCCGGCGACCGGCGGCGTGGAACGAGTGGGCCGAGGTGGTCCACCGCGATTCGCTCGCGCCGGAATTCATCGGCGATATGCCGCACACCTGGTGCGGTTCGGATTTTATCCGGTCCGTCCGCTCGATGTTTGTCTACGAGCGCGAGAAAGACACCGCCCTGGTCATCGGCGCGGGCATTCCCGAAGAATGGCTGAACGGGCCCGAAGGGGTCGAGGTGCGCGACCTTCCGACCTTCTACGGATTGCTGTCGTACGCCATGAAAAAATCGGGGAAGAAGTCCGCCCCGATCATCCGGCTCGAGTTGAGCGGGGGCGTCCGCGTGCCGGGCGGAGGGCTGGTTGTTCCGTCGCCGCTTGAGCAGAAGCTCACATCGGTCAGGATAAACGGCGTTCAAGCCCGGGCGACCCGGTCCTCCGAGGTCATTGTCCGCAAACTTCCGGCATCGATTGAGTTCCGGTATTGA
- a CDS encoding glycoside hydrolase family 3 N-terminal domain-containing protein, which translates to MINRILKTVRWCTAFLFLVPALRAPGGEPGSRRAADPEVERKIDSLLSVMTLGEKLGQLNQIVANWNDKEKKPFLDEKQLKLMRGGGIGSFLNVVGAAETKGMQKIAVEETRLHIPLIFGLDVIHGFRTVFPIPLAQAASWDPELIERAERIAATEAASSGINWTFAPMVDIARDPRWGRIAEGAGEDPYLGSAIAAARVRGFQSAGLEDSSALLACAKHFAAYGGAEGGRDYNTVDFSERTIREIYLAPFHAAVNAGVGSLMSAFNDVSGVPSSANPWLLTAVLRKEWGFDGFVVSDWTAIEELQKHGIAGNRPEAGIKAMTAGVDMDMVSSIYVNDLPEMVRAGKLSQLVVDESVRRVLRTKFRLGLFKNPYRNCTPGLDQKVILAPRHLEAARKLAEESIVLLKNEKNLLPLRKDIGTLALIGPLAADSANMLGPWAGAGKSADVVTVLTGIGIHAGLQTRIVVEKGCDIESYDTSRFANAVSAAIQSDAVVLVAGEDRSMSGEAASRSGIGLPGVQRELIERIISTGKPVVLVLMNGRPLAIPWEADHVPAILEAWYPGIQAGNAIAGILFGDVNPGGKLPVSFPRSVGQVPLYYNHKRTGRPESTEDHYTSKYIDLKNSPQFPFGFGLSYTRYRYSDLRVEKKRVSMSDTVRVSVRVENTGKVEGDEIVQLYIHDEVASVTRPVEELKGFRRIHLAPNESRVVHFALTAGDLAFYDAGMKLVTEPGVFTVFVGPNSVDREETKFELLAE; encoded by the coding sequence ATGATTAACCGGATTTTGAAAACCGTGCGATGGTGCACTGCGTTTCTTTTCCTCGTCCCTGCACTGCGTGCGCCCGGGGGCGAGCCCGGCTCGCGCCGCGCCGCCGATCCGGAGGTCGAGCGGAAGATCGATTCCCTTCTGTCGGTCATGACGCTCGGGGAAAAACTGGGACAACTCAACCAGATCGTGGCGAACTGGAACGACAAAGAGAAAAAGCCGTTCCTCGATGAGAAACAACTGAAGCTCATGCGGGGCGGGGGCATCGGTTCGTTTCTGAATGTGGTGGGCGCGGCGGAGACGAAGGGGATGCAGAAGATCGCCGTGGAGGAAACCCGGCTGCACATTCCGCTCATCTTCGGTTTGGATGTCATCCATGGGTTTCGAACCGTCTTCCCGATTCCGCTTGCGCAAGCCGCGAGCTGGGATCCGGAACTGATCGAGCGTGCCGAGCGGATCGCCGCCACCGAAGCTGCCTCCTCAGGCATCAACTGGACGTTCGCCCCGATGGTGGACATTGCGCGCGATCCGAGGTGGGGGAGAATTGCGGAGGGCGCGGGCGAAGACCCGTATCTCGGATCGGCGATCGCGGCAGCGCGCGTGCGCGGATTTCAATCGGCCGGGCTCGAGGATTCAAGCGCGCTCCTCGCGTGCGCGAAGCATTTCGCCGCCTACGGGGGTGCGGAGGGGGGACGCGACTATAACACCGTCGATTTCTCCGAGCGGACCATCCGCGAGATTTACCTTGCCCCTTTTCATGCCGCCGTCAACGCCGGTGTGGGCTCGCTCATGAGCGCGTTTAACGATGTCTCCGGAGTCCCAAGCTCGGCGAATCCGTGGCTCCTGACCGCGGTGTTGCGAAAGGAGTGGGGATTCGACGGGTTCGTGGTGAGCGACTGGACCGCAATCGAAGAATTGCAAAAGCATGGCATCGCGGGGAACAGGCCTGAGGCGGGGATCAAGGCGATGACCGCCGGGGTTGACATGGATATGGTGAGCTCGATCTACGTGAACGACCTGCCTGAAATGGTCCGGGCGGGGAAGCTCTCACAATTGGTCGTCGATGAATCCGTGCGGCGCGTGTTGCGGACGAAGTTTCGTCTCGGTCTCTTCAAGAATCCCTACCGGAACTGCACTCCCGGCCTCGATCAGAAAGTGATCCTTGCCCCGCGCCATCTCGAGGCGGCCAGGAAGCTCGCCGAGGAATCGATCGTCCTTCTGAAAAACGAAAAGAACCTCCTCCCCTTGCGCAAGGATATCGGAACGCTTGCCCTCATCGGTCCGCTCGCCGCCGACAGCGCAAACATGCTCGGTCCGTGGGCCGGAGCCGGCAAGAGCGCGGATGTGGTGACCGTGCTGACCGGAATCGGGATTCACGCAGGCCTGCAGACGAGGATCGTTGTCGAAAAGGGATGCGACATCGAGTCGTATGATACGAGCCGCTTTGCGAATGCGGTTTCGGCTGCGATACAGTCCGACGCCGTCGTGCTCGTCGCGGGAGAAGACCGTTCGATGAGCGGCGAAGCGGCGAGCCGGTCCGGAATCGGGCTCCCGGGAGTCCAGCGTGAGTTGATCGAGAGGATAATCTCGACGGGTAAACCGGTTGTGCTGGTCCTCATGAACGGCCGTCCGCTGGCGATTCCCTGGGAAGCCGATCATGTGCCGGCGATCCTCGAGGCATGGTACCCCGGGATTCAAGCCGGCAATGCGATCGCCGGCATTCTCTTCGGCGACGTGAACCCGGGCGGTAAGCTGCCGGTCTCATTTCCCCGGAGCGTCGGGCAGGTCCCGCTCTATTATAACCACAAACGCACCGGACGGCCTGAGAGCACGGAAGACCACTACACATCAAAATACATCGATCTGAAGAACTCGCCGCAGTTTCCGTTCGGGTTCGGCCTGAGTTATACCCGGTACCGGTACAGCGATCTGCGGGTCGAGAAAAAGCGCGTTTCGATGAGCGACACCGTCAGGGTGAGCGTACGGGTGGAAAACACCGGGAAAGTCGAAGGCGATGAGATCGTGCAGCTTTACATCCACGACGAGGTGGCAAGCGTCACGCGGCCGGTCGAGGAGCTGAAAGGGTTCCGGAGGATTCATCTTGCTCCGAACGAATCGAGAGTCGTGCATTTCGCTCTCACCGCGGGGGATCTTGCGTTCTACGACGCCGGGATGAAACTCGTCACCGAACCGGGCGTGTTTACGGTCTTCGTGGGGCCGAACTCAGTGGATAGGGAGGAAACGAAGTTTGAGCTTCTTGCGGAATGA